A single genomic interval of Camelina sativa cultivar DH55 chromosome 11, Cs, whole genome shotgun sequence harbors:
- the LOC104720806 gene encoding fructose-bisphosphate aldolase 2, chloroplastic — translation MASTSLLKASPVLDKSEWVKGQSVLFRQPSSASVVLRNRATSLTVRAASSYADELVKTAKTIASPGRGILAMDESNATCGKRLDSIGLENTEANRQAFRTMLVSAPGLGQYISGAILFEETLYQSTTEGKKMVDVLVEQNIVPGIKVDKGLVPLVGSNNESWCQGLDGLASRTAAYYQQGARFAKWRTVVSIPNGPSALAVKEAAWGLARYAAISQDSGLVPIVEPEILLDGEHDIDRTYDVAEKVWSEVFFYLAQNNVMFEGILLKPSMVTPGAECKDRATPEQVSSYTLKLLRNRVPPAVPGIMFLSGGQSEVEATLNLNAMNQAPNPWHVSFSYARALQNTCLKTWGGRPENVNAAQTTLLARAKANSLAQLGKYTGEGESEEAKEGMFVKGYTY, via the exons ATGGCATCAACCTCACTCCTCAAGGCATCTCCGGTGTTGGACAAATCGGAATGGGTCAAGGGACAGAGCGTTCTCTTCCGTCAGCCTTCTTCCGCCTCTGTTGTCCTCCGCAACCGTGCCACCTCCCTCACCGTCCGTGCTGCTTCCTCCTACGCCGATGAGCTTGTTAAGACAGCG AAAACAATTGCGTCTCCTGGACGCGGAATCTTGGCGATGGACGAATCCAACGCGACTTGCGGGAAGCGTTTGGATTCGATAGGGCTAGAGAACACTGAGGCAAACCGTCAAGCTTTCCGGACAATGCTCGTCTCGGCACCGGGACTCGGACAGTACATCTCCGGCGCAATCCTATTTGAGGAGACTCTGTATCAGTCTACCACCGAAGGCAAGAAAATGGTCGACGTCCTCGTCGAGCAGAACATCGTCCCTGGTATCAAAGTTGACAAG GGTTTGGTGCCACTTGTTGGATCCAACAATGAGTCATGGTGCCAAGGACTAGACGGTCTAGCCTCTCGAACTGCTGCTTACTACCAACAGGGTGCTCGTTTTGCCAAATG GCGTACTGTCGTGAGCATTCCCAACGGTCCATCTGCTCTGGCCGTCAAAGAAGCTGCTTGGGGTCTTGCTAGATACGCTGCCATTTCACAG GACAGCGGCTTGGTTCCGATTGTGGAGCCAGAGATATTGTTGGATGGAGAACACGACATTGACAGGACATACGACGTGGCTGAGAAGGTTTGGTCTGAGGTTTTCTTCTACCTTGCTCAGAACAATGTCATGTTTGAAG GTATCCTCCTGAAACCGAGCATGGTTACTCCCGGAGCTGAGTGTAAAGACAGAGCTACTCCTGAACAAGTTTCCTCATACACCCTCAAGCTCCTCCGCAACAGAGTCCCTCCCGCAGTCCCTGGAATCATG TTCTTGTCCGGAGGACAGTCGGAGGTGGAGGCAACACTCAACCTGAACGCAATGAACCAGGCACCAAACCCATGGCACGTGTCCTTCTCATACGCACGTGCGTTGCAGAACACTTGTCTGAAAACCTGGGGCGGCAGACCCGAGAACGTGAACGCAGCTCAGACCACTCTCTTGGCTCGTGCCAAGGCGAATTCGTTGGCTCAGCTCGGAAAATACACCGGAGAAGGTGAGTCCGAAGAGGCTAAGGAGGGTATGTTCGTCAAAGGCTACACCTACTGA
- the LOC104720808 gene encoding uncharacterized protein LOC104720808 — protein sequence MFVPSSTGTTSSSVLPPDEDMTESEPLDLLRSFQPEADSANSKYDSSNEEVSEIVSLITFESDPSTNSLQDHYFSEPIAENGTPEPVDDPTKDLGGVESIEEDGSVSNGEAEVEEEPESVSSQVFKDDFMSTYIQEDIDYSNVTEDPVKVTQQEIFKVWDLEIVGDDDEEDGLVLQLKKALDESSTVQPLPQPLLNDVAEKSNIDDLIAGISDLSIAETFK from the coding sequence ATGTTTGTTCCTTCGTCAACAGGAACAACTAGTAGTAGTGTCCTGCCTCCAGATGAGGATATGACTGAATCCGAGCCACTTGATCTACTACGGTCATTCCAACCCGAAGCTGATTCAGCCAACAGTAAATATGATTCATCGAATGAAGAAGTCAGTGAGATTGTCTCTTTGATAACCTTTGAATCAGACCCGTCAACGAATTCTTTACAAGATCATTACTTTTCAGAGCCCATAGCAGAGAATGGAACCCCTGAACCAGTGGACGATCCTACTAAAGATCTTGGAGGTGTTGAAAGTATAGAAGAAGATGGGTCAGTGAGCAATGGAGAGgcagaagtagaagaagaaccAGAGTCAGTATCGTCTCAAGTCTTCAAGGATGATTTCATGAGCACATACATTCAAGAAGACATTGACTATTCTAATGTGACAGAGGATCCGGTCAAAGTAACTCAGCAAGAGATATTCAAGGTGTGGGATCTGGAGATTGTGGGGgacgatgatgaggaagatgggTTGGTGCTGCAGCTGAAGAAGGCCCTCGATGAGTCTTCCACGGTCCAGCCCCTTCCACAGCCACTGCTGAATGATGTTGCCGAGAAGAGCAATATCGATGATCTGATAGCTGGGATCTCGGATCTGTCTATTGCAGAAACTTTTAAGTGA
- the LOC104720807 gene encoding uncharacterized protein LOC104720807, whose product MVEGEDIAGVSLSVRNEEDLSPECLAWADSCIISFPDDSDHNHWETFRDALTEIIDIHPEMFVPSSTGTTSSSVLPPDEDMTESEPLDLLRSFQPEADSANSKYDSSNEEVSEIVSLITFESDPSTNSLQDHYFSEPIAENGTPEPVDDPTKDLGGVESIEEDGSVSNGEAEVEEEPESVSSQVFKDDFMSTYIQEDIDYSNVTEDPVKVTQQEIFKVWDLEIVGDDDEEDGLVLQLKKALDESSTVQPLPQPLLNDVAEKSNIDDLIAGISDLSIAETFK is encoded by the coding sequence ATGGTTGAAGGAGAAGACATTGCAGGGGTTTCTCTTTCTGTTAGAAACGAGGAAGATCTTTCTCCAGAGTGTTTAGCTTGGGCTGATTCCTGCATCATCAGCTTTCCAGATGATTCAGACCACAATCATTGGGAAACTTTCAGAGATGCTTTAACTGAAATCATCGATATCCATCCGGAGATGTTTGTTCCTTCGTCAACAGGAACAACTAGTAGTAGTGTCCTGCCTCCAGATGAGGATATGACTGAATCCGAGCCACTTGATCTACTACGGTCATTCCAACCCGAAGCTGATTCAGCCAACAGTAAATATGATTCATCGAATGAAGAAGTCAGTGAGATTGTCTCTTTGATAACCTTTGAATCAGACCCGTCAACGAATTCTTTACAAGATCATTACTTTTCAGAGCCCATAGCAGAGAATGGAACCCCTGAACCAGTGGACGATCCTACTAAAGATCTTGGAGGTGTTGAAAGTATAGAAGAAGATGGGTCAGTGAGCAATGGAGAGgcagaagtagaagaagaaccAGAGTCAGTATCGTCTCAAGTCTTCAAGGATGATTTCATGAGCACATACATTCAAGAAGACATTGACTATTCTAATGTGACAGAGGATCCGGTCAAAGTAACTCAGCAAGAGATATTCAAGGTGTGGGATCTGGAGATTGTGGGGgacgatgatgaggaagatgggTTGGTGCTGCAGCTGAAGAAGGCCCTCGATGAGTCTTCCACGGTCCAGCCCCTTCCACAGCCACTGCTGAATGATGTTGCCGAGAAGAGCAATATCGATGATCTGATAGCTGGGATCTCGGATCTGTCTATTGCAGAAACTTTTAAGTGA
- the LOC104727477 gene encoding endoglucanase 22-like encodes MKPSIWSAIVLLLVLVPTTISHNYSDALTKSILFFEGQRSGYLPSNQRLTWRRHSALKDGENLNADLVGGYYDAGDNIKFHFPMAFSITMLAWSANDFGSYMSPADLRDNHVALRWGTDCLLKTVSQLPNRIFVQVGEATPDHQCWERPEDMDTPRTAYAVEAPNPASDLAGEVAAALAAASIAFRRFDPIYSQLLLDNAIKTFDVNGYEDELLWGAAWLRRATGQDSYLKYLVDNRQSFGEDFNYFEFGWDNKVGGINVLVAKEVFEKNVAAIAPYKNTAEKLMCSYFLETPGSHMRYSPGGLLYKAGSSQLQNTVALSFLLLTYANYLSKSSQQLQCGSLKIQPESLHRLAKRQVDYILGDNPMKMSYMIGYGSRYPQQIHHRGASSPSMKTHPTAIKCSEGWINVFASPNPDPNILVGAVIGGPDIDDKFIGGRTNASETEPTTYINAPIVGVLAYFKANSM; translated from the exons atgaAGCCATCGATTTGGTCTGCCATAGTTCTCCTCCTCGTCCTCGTACCAACGACTATCTCTCACAACTACTCCGATGCTCTCACGAAGTCCATCCTCTTCTTCGAAGGTCAACGCTCTGGTTATCTTCCAAGCAATCAAAGGCTGACGTGGCGCCGTCACTCCGCACTCAAGGACGGCGAAAACCTCAATGCCGACCTCGTTGGTGGTTACTACGACGCTGGAGACAACATTAAGTTCCACTTTCCGATGGCTTTTTCGATTACGATGCTTGCGTGGAGCGCTAACGACTTCGGAAGTTACATGTCTCCGGCTGATCTCCGTGACAACCACGTTGCTCTCCGCTGGGGAACCGATTGTCTCCTTAAGACCGTTTCGCAACTCCCTAATCGCATCTTCGTCCAA GTAGGTGAAGCAACACCGGATCATCAGTGTTGGGAGAGACCAGAGGATATGGACACACCACGTACTGCTTACGCTGTGGAAGCACCGAACCCAGCCTCTGATTTAGCGGGAGAAGTCGCAGCTGCGTTAGCAGCCGCCTCAATCGCATTCAGACGATTTGATCCTATATATTCTCAATTATTGCTCGATAACGCTATAAAAACTTTTGA TGTAAACGGATATGAG GATGAGTTATTATGGGGAGCTGCATGGCTGAGAAGAGCGACCGGTCAAGATTCTTACTTAAAATACTTAGTGGACAATCGTCAATCTTTCGGGGAAGATTTTAATTACTTCGAGTTTGGATGGGATAACAA GGTTGGGGGCATCAATGTTCTCGTTGCAAAG GAAGTATTTGAGAAGAATGTAGCTGCGATTGCACCGTATAAGAATACAGCCGAAAAATTGATGTGTTCATATTTTCTGGAAACTCCGGGTTCACATATGCGTTACTCTCCCGGTGGCCTTCTTTACAAAGCAGGAAGCAGCCAGCTCCAAAACACCGTCGCATTGTCTTTTCTCCTTCTCACCTACGCCAATTACCTCTCTAAATCCTCTCAACAGCTCCAGTGTGGTAGTCTCAAGATCCAACCTGAGTCTCTCCATCGCTTGGCCAAACGACAA GTGGACTACATTTTGGGAGATAATCCGATGAAAATGTCATACATGATCGGGTACGGTAGTCGGTATCCGCAACAAATCCATCACCGAGGTGCATCCTCACCGTCTATGAAGACTCATCCCACGGCCATCAAATGCTCAGAAGGATGGATTAATGTTTTCGCATCACCAAATCCAGACCCCAACATTTTAGTAGGTGCGGTGATCGGGGGACCCGACATAGATGACAAATTCATAGGAGGTCGGACAAATGCAAGTGAGACGGAGCCGACGACTTACATCAATGCACCTATCGTTGGTGTCTTGGCTTATTTTAAGGCCAACTCAAT GTAA
- the LOC104720809 gene encoding endoglucanase 23-like — translation MKPSVYFVTVFILVLLILPTAIPHDYSDALRKSILFFEGQRSGRLPKQQRMAWRGNSALNDGRNLNTDLVGGYYDAGDNVKFHFPMAFTATMLAWSAIDFGSYMSPNDLGHSLVALKWATDYLLKTVSQLPNRIFVQVGEAQPDHDCWERPEDMDTPRTAFPLDASFPASALAGEITAALAAASIAFKQSNPRYSKILLDKAIRTFQYADSRRGSYTDNPRVNKAVCPFYCSVNGYKDELLWGAAWLRRATGIDYYLRYLMNNRQAFGADNNYLEFGWDNKVGGVNVLIAKEVFQKNMTVLAPYKDTAEEMMCAFFLETTGPHMSYTPGGLLYKHGSSQLQNTAALSFLLLTYADYLSKSSQQLSCGNLKFQPDSLRRIVKRQVDYVLGDNPMKLSYMIGYGERYPRLIHHRGSSVPSVTIHPTAFGCLQGWKIFSSPNPNPNILIGAVIGGPDVDDKFIGGRTNASETEPTTYINAPFVGILAYFKSNPKFS, via the exons atgaaaccatCGGTTTACTTTGTAACCGTTTTCATACTTGTCCTTCTCATTCTACCAACGGCGATCCCTCACGACTACTCCGACGCTCTTAGAAAGTCAATCCTCTTTTTCGAAGGTCAACGCTCTGGTCGTCTTCCAAAGCAACAAAGGATGGCATGGCGAGGTAACTCCGCACTCAACGACGGCAGAAACCTTAATACCGACCTCGTTGGTGGTTACTACGACGCCGGAGACAACGTTAAGTTTCATTTTCCGATGGCTTTTACGGCCACGATGCTTGCTTGGAGTGCTATTGACTTCGGAAGTTACATGTCTCCGAATGATCTCGGACATAGTCTCGTAGCTCTCAAGTGGGCCACCGATTACCTCCTTAAGACCGTTTCACAACTCCCTAATCGCATTTTCGTCCAA GTAGGTGAAGCACAACCGGATCATGATTGTTGGGAAAGACCGGAAGATATGGACACGCCACGAACCGCTTTCCCCTTAGATGCATCATTTCCAGCTTCCGCTTTAGCGGGCGAAATCACAGCTGCTTTAGCAGCCGCTTCAATTGCATTCAAACAATCAAACCCGAGATATTCCAAAATACTACTCGATAAAGCCATACGAACGTTTCAGTATGCAGATTCACGTCGAGGTTCTTATACCGATAATCCACGGGTGAACAAAGCCGTTTGCCCGTTTTACTGTAGTGTTAATGGATATAAG GATGAGTTGCTATGGGGAGCTGCGTGGCTGAGAAGAGCAACGGGCATAGACTATTATCTCAGATACTTAATGAATAATCGTCAAGCTTTCGGTGCAGATAACAATTACTTGGAGTTTGGCTGGGACAACAAAGTTGGGGGTGTTAATGTTCTCATTGCCAAG GAAGTATTTCAGAAGAATATGACCGTTTTAGCACCATATAAAGATACCGCAGAGGAAATGATGTGTGCATTTTTCCTGGAAACGACCGGTCCACACATGAGTTACACTCCCGGCGGTCTCCTTTATAAACATGGAAGCAGCCAGCTCCAGAACACAGCTGCTCTGTCTTTCCTCCTCCTTACCTACGCAGATTACCTCTCTAAATCCTCTCAACAGCTCAGTTGTGGTAACCTCAAGTTTCAACCAGACTCTCTTCGCCGCATTGTCAAAAGACAG gTAGACTATGTTTTGGGAGATAATCCAATGAAGTTGTCATACATGATTGGGTACGGTGAGCGGTACCCACGACTGATCCACCACCGTGGCTCGTCTGTACCGTCTGTTACCATTCATCCGACTGCCTTCGGGTGCTTACAAGGATGGAAAATTTTCTCATCACCCAATCCAAACCCCAACATTCTTATAGGTGCGGTGATTGGCGGCCCTGACGTCGATGATAAATTTATTGGAGGTCGGACAAATGCTAGCGAGACCGAGCCCACAACTTACATCAATGCACCTTTTGTTGGTATCTTGGCGTACTTTAAAAGCAACCCCAAGTTCTCTTGA